The following proteins are encoded in a genomic region of Brachypodium distachyon strain Bd21 chromosome 1, Brachypodium_distachyon_v3.0, whole genome shotgun sequence:
- the LOC100830666 gene encoding uncharacterized protein LOC100830666, which translates to MSVRVAAPEKTAAMSAAAWPYVEYMARWERQVERRQLFLRSYHFSRDADLSPRARTRRVVWAGARRLRRAAATGLRRLRARLRLCFAWATLRRRRSHGFRYGRLPRAGKPTKPAASVCFW; encoded by the coding sequence ATGTCAGTCCgcgtggcggcgccggagaagactGCAGCGATGTCTGCGGCGGCGTGGCCGTACGTGGAGTACATGGCGCGGTGGGAGCGGCAGGTGGAGCGGCGGCAGCTGTTCCTCCGGAGCTACCACTTCTCCCGTGACGCCGACCtctcgccgcgcgcgcgcacccGCCGCGTCGTCTGGGCCGgggcgcgccgcctccgccgcgccgccgccacggggctccgccgcctccgcgcgcgcctccgcctctgctTCGCCTGGGccacgctccgccgccgccggtcacaCGGCTTCCGCTACGGCCGTCTCCCCCGCGCCGGGAAGCCCACCAAGCCCGCCGCGTCCGTCTGCTTCTGGTAG
- the LOC100831283 gene encoding uncharacterized protein LOC100831283 has protein sequence MSVRLAAPLPASEKMTTMSTAAPAAWPYVEYMARWERQVERRQLFLRSYHFSRDADLSPRARTRRVVWAGARRLRRAAATGLRRLRARLRLCFAWATLRRRRSHSLGGFRYGRLPRAGKPSKPAASVCFW, from the coding sequence ATGTCAGTGCGTTTGGCGGCGCCTTTGCCGGCGTCGGAGAAGATGACAACGATGTCTacggcggcgcccgcggcgTGGCCGTACGTGGAGTACATGGCGCGGTGGGAGCGTCAGGTGGAGCGGCGGCAGCTGTTCCTCCGGAGCTACCACTTCTCCCGGGACGCCGACCtctcgccgcgcgcgcgcacccGCCGCGTCGTCTGGGCCGgggcgcgccgcctccgccgcgccgccgccacggggctccgccgcctccgcgcgcgcctccgcctctgctTCGCCTGGGCcacgctccgccgccgtcggtcCCACTCCCTCGGCGGCTTCCGCTACGgccgcctcccccgcgccGGGAAGCCCTCCAAGCCCGCCGCGTCCGTCTGCTTCTGGTAG
- the LOC104581499 gene encoding cation/H(+) antiporter 19: MQGGMLLGPSALGRSKMFLDNVFPRESLTVLDTLANIGLLFFLFLVGLELDPASLKRTGRSALAIAVAGISLPFSLGVGSSLVLRDAVAPDAPRGPFIVFMGVALSITAFPVLARILAELKLLTTELGRMAMSAAAVNDVTAWILLALAIALSGSGSPLASVYVLLSGAAFVAAAVLLVRPLLVHMARRSPDGEPVKESFVCAAMTIVLAAGLTTDTIGIHALFGAFVIGVLVPKEGAFAGALTEKIEDLVSSLLLPLYFVSSGLKTNVGTISGAKSWGLLLLVITTACVGKIGGTVLTSLLMRVPVREAVALGLMMNTKGLVELIVLNIGRDRKVLNEEAFAILVLMALVTTFLTTPAVTAVYKPARRQACYTHRTVERDDADADSELRVLACFHASRGIPTLINLVEASRGTRRSKLTMYAMHLVELSERSSAISMVQRARRNGLPFSSRGKQGGGGGGEVVQVAFEAFQRLSAVKVKPMTAISDLATIHEDIVASAVHKRAALIVLPFHKMLSHDGTALEPLDRAYHHVNVRVLRKAPCSVAVLVDRALGGMAQVSAPEVSYSVLLLFFGGPDDREALAYASRMAEHPGIALTVARFTGSTAPGDHDKPAAAAAAEVVPMDEEAIRKYVVVSGSVRYEEVAAEGRQEVAAAIKAMGRGKNLVVTGRSARAAPVLVEKSDCPELGPVGSYLATAEFSATASVLVVQRYDRRSDPTCDSPGEEVLEDAVVGAPMPSPAYTPTRAPAVAAPMPSPASPAC; encoded by the coding sequence ATGCAGGGCGGCATGCTCCTGGGGCCGTCGGCGCTTGGGCGGAGCAAAATGTTCCTGGACAATGTGTTCCCCAGGGAGAGCCTGACGGTGCTGGACACGCTCGCCAACATCGGGCTGCTCTTCTTCCTGTTCCTGGTGGGCCTGGAGCTGGACCCGGCCTCGCTGAAGCGCACGGGCCGCAGCGCCCTGGCCATCGCCGTGGCCGGCATCTCGCTTCCCTTCTCCCTCGGCGTGGGCTCCTCTCTCGTGCTCCGCGACGCCGTGGCCCCGGACGCCCCGCGCGGCCCCTTCATCGTCTTCATGGGCGTCGCGCTCTCCATCACCGCGTTCCCCGTCCTCGCCCGCATCCTCGCCGAGCTCAAGCTCCTCACCACCGAGCTCGGCCGCATGGCCATGTCGGCGGCCGCCGTGAACGACGTCACGGCATGGATCCTGCTGGCGCTCGCCATCGCGCTCTCGGGCTCCGGCTCGCCGCTCGCGTCCGTCTACGTGCTCCtctccggcgccgccttcgtcgccgccgccgtcctgctCGTCCGGCCGTTGCTCGTGCACATGGCGCGCCGCTCCCCGGACGGCGAGCCGGTGAAGGAGTCCTTCGTGTGCGCGGCCATGACCATCGTCCTCGCGGCCGGGCTCACCACGGACACCATCGGCATCCACGCGCTGTTCGGCGCGTTCGTCATCGGCGTGCTCGTCCCCAAGGAAGGCGCCTTCGCGGGCGCGCTGACGGAGAAGATTGAGGACCTGGTGTCTTCTCTACTGCTGCCGCTCTACTTCGTGTCGAGCGGGCTCAAGACGAACGTGGGCACAATCTCGGGGGCGAAATCCTgggggctcctgctgctggTGATCACGACGGCCTGCGTGGGCAAGATCGGCGGCACGGTGCTGACGTCGCTGCTGATGCGGGTGCCGGTgcgggaggcggtggcgctggGTCTGATGATGAACACCAAGGGGCTCGTGGAGCTCATCGTGCTCAATATCGGCCGCGACCGCAAGGTGCTCAACGAGGAGGCCTTCGCCATCCTCGTGCTCATGGCGCTCGTCACAACATTCCTCACCACGCCCGCCGTCACCGCCGTGTACAAGCCGGCGCGCAGGCAGGCGTGCTACACGCACCGCACCGTGGAGCGGGACGACGCCGATGCCGACAGCGAGTTGCGCGTGCTGGCGTGCTTCCATGCCAGCCGCGGCATCCCCACGCTGATCAACCTGGTGGAGGCGTCCAGGGGAACCAGGCGGAGCAAGCTCACCATGTACGCCATGCACCTGGTGGAGCTCTCGGAGCGGTCGTCCGCCATCTCCATGGTGCAGCGCGCGCGCCGGAACGGGCTGCCGTTCTCGAGCCGGGGGaagcagggcggcggcggcggcggcgaagtgGTGCAGGTGGCGTTCGAGGCGTTCCAGCGGCTGAGCGCCGTGAAGGTGAAGCCGATGACGGCCATCTCGGACCTGGCGACGATCCACGAGGACATCGTGGCGTCGGCGGTCCACAAGCGGGCCGCGCTCATCGTGCTCCCGTTCCACAAGATGCTGTCCCACGACGGCACGGCGCTGGAGCCCCTGGACCGGGCGTACCACCACGTGAACGTGCGGGTGCTCCGCAAGGCGCCGTGCTCCGTGGCGGTGCTCGTGGACCGGGCGCTGGGCGGCATGGCGCAGGTCTCGGCCCCGGAAGTCTCCTACTccgtgctgctgctcttcttcGGCGGGCCAGACGACCGCGAGGCGCTCGCGTACGCGTCGCGCATGGCAGAGCACCCGGGCATCGCGCTCACCGTGGCGCGCTTCACGGGTTCTACGGCGCCGGGGGATCATGACAAgcccgcggccgctgccgcggcagaggtCGTGCCCATGGACGAGGAGGCGATTCGGAAGTACGTCGTGGTGTCCGGCTCCGTGAGGtacgaggaggtggcggcggaggggaggcaggaggtggcggcggcgatcaaGGCGATGGGGAGAGGGAAGAACCTGGTGGTGACGGGGCGGTCGGCaagggcggcgccggtgctggTGGAGAAGAGCGACTGCCCCGAGCTGGGGCCCGTCGGGAGTTACCTGGCCACGGCGGAGTTCTCGGCCACGGCGTCCGTGCTCGTGGTGCAGCGGTATGACCGGAGGAGCGACCCGACGTGTGACTCGCCGGGGGAGGAAGTGCTGGAGGACGCCGTGGTGGGCGCGCCGATGCCGTccccggcgtacacgcccacTAGGGCGCCCGCGGTGGCTGCGCCCATGCCGTCCCCGGCGTCCCCGGCGTGCTGA
- the LOC100831892 gene encoding mannan endo-1,4-beta-mannosidase 3: MTMTCGSVVVFCLLLFVAVTRGAEDGMVRVDGTRFVVGQGDSKRAVYLSGFNAYWLMMVASEPARRGKVTAAFRQAAAHGLNLARTWAFSDGGDRPLQSSPGVYDEAMFQGLDFVIAEAKRHGIYLLLCLTNNFDDFGGKRQYVQWANAASGAGNLTSADDFFNSTITKDYYKNHVKRVVTRVNMVTGVPYKDDATIFGWELMNEPRCYADPTGAMVQAWVEEMAPYVKSIDGGQHLVTAGLEGFYGDGAHESKELNPWGIYYGTNYVATHSAPGIDFATIHLYPDVWLWGSTAARQAEFFRNWTAAHVRDTEIHLRKPLLVTEYGKFLWEDDDEAAANGTQRRDYFLGMVLDAIYASASEGGPLVGGAFWQLLIDDDGMDGLRDGYEIIFPEDARAAGIISNHSRQLAELDGKFDDGVRRRRRRSSPRKIGSTSGGSWDGGSDIHPHVQRLPTRFVSLFKDISSLFGTV; encoded by the exons ATGACGATGACGTGCGGCAGCGTCGTCGTGTTCTGCCTCTTGTTATTCGTGGCCGTGACTCGTGGTGCCGAAGACGGCATGGTGCGCGTGGACGGGACGCGGTTCGTGGTAGGCCAAGGAGATAGCAAGAGAGCGGTGTACCTGAGCGGGTTCAACGCGTACTGGCTGATGATGGTGGCGTCGGAGCCGGCGCGGAGGGGCAAGGTGACCGCGGCGTTCCGGCAGGCCGCGGCGCACGGGCTCAACCTGGCCAGGACATGGGCCTtcagcgacggcggcgaccggcCCCTGCAGTCCTCCCCCGGCGTCTACGACGAGGCCATGTTCCAG GGCCTGGACTTCGTGATCGCCGAGGCTAAGCGGCATGGGATctacctcctcctctgcctcacCAACAACTTCGACGACTTCGGCGGCAAGCGCCAGTACGTCCAATGGGCCAACGCCGCCTCAGGCGCCGGCAACCTCACCTCCGCCGACGACTTCTTCAACTCCACCATCACCAAGGACTACTACAAGAACCACGTCAAG AGGGTGGTGACGAGGGTGAACATGGTGACGGGGGTGCCATACAAGGACGACGCGACCATCTTCGGCTGGGAGCTCATGAACGAGCCCCGTTGCTACGCCGACCCAACAGGCGCCATGGTGCAAGCCTGGGTGGAAGAGATGGCGCCGTACGTCAAGTCCATCGACGGCGGGCAGCACCTGGTGACGGCCGGCCTCGAGGGCTTctacggcgacggcgcgcacGAGAGCAAGGAGCTGAACCCGTGGGGCATCTACTACGGGACAAACTACGTGGCCACCCACAGCGCCCCCGGGATCGACTTCGCCACCATCCACCTCTACCCGGACGTCTGGCTCTGGGGCTCCACGGCGGCCCGGCAGGCCGAGTTCTTCCGCAACTGGACCGCGGCCCACGTCCGCGACACGGAGATCCACCTCCGCAAGCCGCTGCTCGTCACCGAGTACGGCAAGTTCCTCtgggaggacgacgacgaagcggCTGCCAACGGGACGCAGCGGAGGGATTATTTTCTTGGGATGGTTCTTGATGCGATCTATGCGTCGGCGTCGGAGGGTGGGCCGCTTGTCGGAGGCGCGTTCTGGCAGCTGCTGATTGATGATGATGGGATGGATGGGCTTAGGGATGGGTATGAGATCATATTCCCTGAGGACGCCCGGGCTGCTGGCATCATCAGTAACCACTCTCGGCAGCTGGCCGAGCTCGATGGGAAGTTTGATGATGGCgttcgccggaggaggagaaggagctcgCCGAGGAAGATTGGCAGTACTTCTGGTGGCAGCTGGGACGGCGGCAGTGATATCCATCCCCATGTCCAAAGACTGCCGACTCGTTTCGTCTCCTTGTTCAAAGACATTTCTTCCCTGTTCGGTACCGTCTAG
- the LOC100822205 gene encoding 50S ribosomal protein L18, chloroplastic, with protein MLASPALAGAHSIPAFMSGNLGVRMPAISALPHSPARRSTLVVVAKAKVSTPQADRIARHVRLRKKVSGTTERPRLSVFRSNKHLYAQVIDDTKSCTVASASTMHKSLSKDLEYSAGPTTEVAQKIGEVIAKSCLEKGITKVVFDRGGFLYHGRIKALADAARENGLEF; from the exons ATGCTAGCCTCGCcggcgctcgccggcgcccaCTCCATCCCGGCGTTCATGTCAGGCAACCTAGGCGTCCGCATGCCGGCCATTTCCGCGCTCCCGCACtcgccggcgcggcggtcCACCCTGGTCGTCGTCGCCAAGGCCAAGGTGTCCACGCCCCAGGCCGACCGCATCGCCCGCCATGTCCGCCTCCGCAAGAAG GTCAGTGGCACCACAGAGAGGCCAAGACTCAGTGTTTTCCGCTCAAACAAGCATTTATATGCTCAGGTGATCGATGATACAAAGTCATGCACTGTAGCTTCAGCTTCAACAATGCACAAATCTCTCTCAAAGGACCTTGAGTACTCCGCTGGGCCAACAACT GAAGTGGCACAAAAGATTGGTGAAGTGATTGCAAAGTCCTGCTTGGAGAAAGGAATCACCAAAGTTGTTTTTGATCGAGGAGGTTTCCTCTACCACGGCCGTATAAAAGCTCTGGCTGATGCCGCTAGAGAGAACGGGCTTGAATTCTGA
- the LOC112269979 gene encoding uncharacterized protein LOC112269979, which produces MRMATQRLFSVFLFLLLAAVEGTPSAIISKTCARASNFSTYGGYDYCVGVLTADPAAAAANSTQTLAIAATKLALHNVTSTVLVLEDLFSSIAHCAGNYGEMNHTVTMAVEDIRAGHAEAAAGKLSGAAGDPDDCDSHLSKGSAKKNPMTKENHNAASLSYTAYGITMEALHAKLLATTDAPSATITKACAGLSNFTPHMDYDFCVGALVADPAAGAAKDARALAVVVANLTAANVSSTLLVLLDLRHSLSDCLSYYKDMSKTVAAAAYYIGAGQADTASDLLNDASNQPDNCDILLFQGSAMKNPMMKENDDARHLTYLAYAIADS; this is translated from the coding sequence ATGAGGATGGCAACACAACGGTTGTTCTCAGtattcctcttcctcctcctcgcggcgGTCGAAGGCACTCCATCGGCCATCATCTCCAAGACCTGCGCCAGAGCGTCCAACTTCAGCACGTATGGGGGCTATGACTATTGCGTGGGTGTCCTGACGGCAgacccggcggccgccgccgccaataGCACCCAAACGCTGGCCATCGCCGCCACGAAGCTTGCGCTGCACAACGTCACGTCCACGGTGCTGGTGCTGGAAGACCTCTTCAGCAGCATCGCGCATTGTGCGGGCAACTACGGCGAGATGAACCATACGGTGACGATGGCGGTAGAGGACATCCGCGCCGGACACGCGGAGGCAGCGGCCGGCAAGTTATCTGGTGCCGCCGGCGATCCTGACGACTGTGACTCACACTTGTCCAAGGGGAGCGCCAAGAAGAACCCGATGACGAAGGAGAACCACAACGCTGCGTCCTTGTCCTACACGGCGTACGGCATCACCATGGAGGCGCTGCACGCTAAGCTTCTCGCCACGACGGACGCGCCATCGGCAACCATCACGAAGGCGTGCGCTGGGCTGTCAAACTTCACGCCGCACATGGATTATGACTTCTGCGTGGGCGCGCTCGTGGCGGACCCGGCTGCCGGCGCTGCCAAGGATGCCCGCGCGCTGGCCGTCGTTGTGGCGAACCTCACCGCGGCCAACGTCTCCTCAACGCTGCTCGTGCTCCTCGACCTCCGCCATAGCCTCTCTGATTGCCTGAGCTACTACAAGGACATGAGCAAGACAGTGGCGGCCGCGGCGTACTACATCGGCGCCGGGCAAGCCGACACGGCGTCCGACTTGCTCAACGATGCTTCCAACCAGCCCGACAACTGCGACATTCTATTGTTCCAGGGGAGCGCCATGAAGAACCCGATGATGAAGGAGAACGACGATGCCAGGCACCTGACTTACTTGGCATACGCCATCGCTGATAGCTGA